The sequence CGGTGCCATTTTCGGCGGCCGCAGCCGCTGGATGCCCGACGGACTCCTGGCCTTCATCGGACAGGATGCGCACGGCAGCTGGGGGATCTACTCCCAGGATTTGGCTCCCGGCCGCGACACGGCCTCCACCCGGCGTCCGCTCACCGGCTTCGACCCCGAGTACGTCCCGGAGTCTTTCGGCGTCTCCCCCGATGGCACGCGGCTTATCGTGGCGCGCAGCGAGATATTGAGAAGTTTCATGATGGCCGAGGGCCTCCCCGGCGTCGCCTTCCCCCAGCGCAAGACTCGCTGATTCTCCTGAGAGCCTGAGCCCGAGCAGGGGCACCGTTGGACGCGACGGCAAAGAGCGGCCGCGCGTCAACGGCCGACACTTGAGCTTAGGGAAGCTGGCAATCCCTGGCGGATATCGGGTGAGATTCGAGGTCCAAGTGAACATCCTGCCTGGCACGCTCAGCTTCGAGCCTGAGCCCCGCGCAAGGTCATGATGTCTTTGCCAGGATCGGTTTCAAGCCTAACCCGATCGTCGTCCATGGAGTAGAGCTCCTCCAAGGTCAGCTTCGGCCATTGACTCGCGGTGCACCTGCCCGCGCGATTGACTCACTCAATCTCCTCCGAGCGAATACCAGCTTCCCCAAGATCAAGTGCCGGCCCTTGACGCGCGGCCGCTCTTTGCCGTCGCGTCCAAGGGTGCCCCTGCCCGGGCTCACGTTGTAACGGTTTCTGGAGATCGGCAGTCTCGAGGATTATCCTCGGCGCAGGAATAGGAGAATGTGAGGGCAGGTTCAGCCGGTCGTCGATACTCAAGAAAGCGAGATTCCCAGGGAGGCGCATGATGAAGGTAGGAGTGCTGGGTTCAGGAGACGTCGCAAAATCGCTCGCCGGCGGGTTCGTCAAGCATGGGCACGAGGTGATCATGGGGACTCGATCGCCGGAGAAGCTGTCGGAA comes from Candidatus Polarisedimenticolia bacterium and encodes:
- a CDS encoding NAD(P)-binding domain-containing protein — translated: MKVGVLGSGDVAKSLAGGFVKHGHEVIMGTRSPEKLSE